Proteins encoded together in one Aliidongia dinghuensis window:
- a CDS encoding NUDIX hydrolase — translation MAEIASHRPPLLESGVLAYRLDRRGEPRVLVLTTAKTGRWGIPKGRVEPQFGFAENAAREAFEEAGVLGEVAPVASGCYRTMKRVHAVETMIEVWVYLMKVTEVLKEFPEKGRREVKWVSADEAAELLREPLLAKLCHDLPERTKSVA, via the coding sequence ATGGCCGAAATCGCGTCCCACCGCCCGCCCCTGCTCGAATCCGGTGTCCTGGCCTATCGGCTGGACCGCCGGGGCGAGCCGCGCGTACTCGTGCTGACGACGGCCAAGACCGGGCGCTGGGGCATTCCGAAGGGCCGGGTCGAGCCGCAATTCGGCTTCGCCGAGAACGCCGCCCGGGAAGCCTTCGAGGAGGCGGGCGTGCTGGGCGAGGTGGCGCCGGTGGCATCCGGCTGCTATCGCACGATGAAGCGGGTGCACGCGGTCGAGACCATGATCGAGGTCTGGGTCTACCTGATGAAGGTGACCGAGGTGCTGAAGGAATTTCCCGAGAAGGGCCGACGCGAGGTCAAATGGGTCTCGGCCGACGAGGCGGCCGAGCTGCTGCGCGAGCCGTTGCTTGCCAAGCTCTGCCACGACCTGCCGGAACGCACGA